TATAGCTGTGTAAGATTTATAGtcagtaaattttgtttatataaaattactgatTATCGATCGAATAAGGAACGTCTCTAGAGAGGAGCAGTTTATAGTAAGTTGGTAGCGTTGCGTCATTTTTATGTCAATGttggtataaaattttacctaaACTGAGCTCATGTATGTGAgcgtgagctcaaattcaatgtactaagtgccgACTACCGTTTCTTCTTACGTAgtaagtatattacttactctatgctataatctacattattatatatatataaaaatgaatccctatttcccttggtcacgccatcacgcgcgaacggctggaccgatttcactatttttttttgttgtttgttattgtcaggagaaggatcttatgaaagaaaaaattaagggtgttgagcggaacgttagaaaatttaataaaagttaatttcagcgattgatagaatgcacgcttcaaattcatagttaagacaggacagcgtctgtcgggtcagctagtttattataatttttaagctacttaaaaaaataagaggTTCTATAATCGGCCACATGATGATTTTTATTGGACCGAATCTGAAGCCTTTGCTTTAGATTTTGTTTAGCTTTAAAttagttctatttttatttcattggttattgcatttttaaattcagacaattttatgtacttacttataGCTTCAACGTCCTTCTACGGTCAAAATATTGCTGTTAGATCTTGGATTTTAAAGATGCAGAAGGTAACTCCTCTAAAGCGAATACGATTTTGATGAATCTGTTTCTATtggctttatttctttataacaaaaataagacTTTTTAGAAAATTAGAAACCGTCTTCAAAAACCACAGCtatcctaaaaaatatttgtaaaataggtACCAGCGGATTTATTTAACATCATTTAAATAAGGCACCAATCAGAAAAAAATGTGCATTGTTTGAACATGATAACACGACTAACAGAGCAGATGGCATTGCTTATATATTGAAAGGtatgaaaattttgaaaaaaaaaaatgtgtttcgcGCACACCTTAGTGAGACACGAAGTGCTCAAAGCCGTTGGTCCGGGAGGCCttcatatataatataccaGTAACTAACAACTTCCCACTCATTGACAACAGGTATATTATAGGATATGTAATCATGCAACATTTTCAAGGCAATAGTTAGGCGGCAAGGCCCTGCACATCGTGCAATATATTGCTAATTAGTTGACGTGCAATTTGTAGctcaattaagtatattattatagataatattataatgtcagttctgtattatatactggctcACTTCTGGttacgggcctcctccactactgagagggattaggccttagtccaccacgattgCCTAGTCCGGAATAATAAGAATTCACATTCCCTGAAAATGAGATATAAGTATAGAGGACTTCTGTTGTGTGAAAATATGTAAGTGTCGTCATCTAGTCGTGCGAACACAGATTAAGTTGATTGTCTATTGGTTCTGAGGTCTATTGCATATGTATTTTGatcatctatataaaaataaagtttagtcTATGCCAACCATGCGGGTGTTTTAATAACTTCTCTGCTATGCAGGCAGCAGGTTCCTTACGATgttatttttcaccattaaaacataactttagaaaagtcacaggtgcaAGCCCTCAAGTTCTAAACctacagtccgttccactcccaactaggctattgccactTTATTGGTCAATATtgcatgtttattattattattgccagTAATTTATGAGCCACATATTAGTGCACCTAAactaataaatagattatgCATTTGATGCACAATGTTGTAGGCGATTGACGCCTAATGGTGGATATATAGGTTACATTATCGTGAAAATGTGAACAATTTACCTTCAAGCCTTTCCATTAGGATAAGTAGTAGGatatttaacacaataaacttcacattttttacttatctattacgttttaaaataaagttttattttacacagGCTCCACGAACACGCGCGGGTACATCGGGTTGATCAGAAAAAAGACCGTCAATCCCTGCGTCAAGGAATGCTCTGATTTCACCTTCAAAATCTCCTCTAGCTGACGGAGACGGATCCGCGCTTCGGAATTCTGCAGGCAAGAATGAATTCTCAGCACGGAAGGTGTATGGATGCACTTTCAACCCAGCTTGATGTGCATCTGATACAAAACTTGTCGCTTGACCCAGCCTCTCGTTCGAATCACGCGGTATAATATAGCTCTTATCCGGGCCAACAGCATGCGCGTACGTTGCTACTTCTTGAAGCCCTTCTGGTGATGCCATATTCCCGTATGTTAGCCCTGTGCCTGACTCCACCTGATCGAACGGTTGTAGGGACTTGTCACTCTCATAAAGCTGCAACAAACGCAATTGTGTCATCTGTTTTAGTTCTTTTAGATTATTTACTTCGAATGATTGAATGTAGACAGGAGCGTTAGGACctctataattatttctatgaaAAGTGTCTACGACTAGTTGTTCCATGGCAAGACCCAGACGTTTGAAATGTGTACTATGTTTAATTTCTGGATAAATACCAATAATTCTTTTTTGACTTATTTCTAGACCTTTAACAAGGTCAATAATATCTTGAAATGTGATTATTTGATAAGTTCCATCCATGCGGGCATTTCCTGGTCTAATAATTGGAATACGTTCCTTAACACGCAATGTTTTGATCTCGGACAATGTGAAGTCTTCGGTGAACCACCCACTGATTTCATTACCATCAACTGTTTGGTTTCGATGTCTTGAGGCAAATTCGGGATGATCTGCGATGTCAGTAGTAAGCCCAAGTTCGTTATCATGTCGAGCTATGAGATGTCCATCTTTGGTCATTACTAAGTCAGGTTCTATGTAATCCGCACCCATTGTGATAGCAAGCGCGTAGGAGCCAAGAGTGTGTTCCGGAACATAGCCGCTGGCACCACGATGTCCAATTACAACTACTTGGCAaagatcattaatatatttaataactggTGATGTGATCGTTATAACGTCTGGTGCTGGGGAAGTCGTTCCGATAGCGCTTATAAATAGCGCAAACCGCGTCAAGGCGTTCATCTTGATTTTCCTGTAGTTAAACAAAGAACATCATGATTTTCCTGTTAATTCGACACTTAACAAACTAGTTTATGTAACGCTAGCCTTACACAACTTGAATTTATATCATTCACTTTGCACAGTCTACGACAGATAACAATTGAGATTTCGACAGCtgtagatataatttatattttttatgatcgTGCGAGATGTGATCTTTGGaatcattttaaaaagtaatatttgtatttttttatctttacgaAGTTTACTTATAAGatgtactattatattttttttagttttggatGCCTAATGAGATTAATGTCCCTGAACGGGCACATGACAAAATTTATCATCtatcaagaaattaaaaaaaatgtgcatatTAAAACAATCTAAATAATGAAGGTCTTGCCGCAATTATGGTCGTAGTCCTGGTATAATAATTTGGCATTAATGATTTCATTAAGATAATTCTTcgcaaataataaacaatgcattaggtaaaaaaatgtgtattcaaGCTACCCacttttttatttgctataacTCACTCGTATAAATAATCCTTATAATATCTCAATAATACTTACTGTTATTGTAGCTCACGtccaaaatattatgaagaaataaatagaTAGAAATCGAGAGACACTTGTATATGTGAAACGTCCGTCCagctaagcagcagtgtctGTGTTATGGGTAAGTAGTAGGTACTCACTAAAGGAAAAACGTTTCGTAGtcgatttatatgaaataatttaaacgcattgaaataatttaaaaattcaaccttgtgttctttataaattatatgtttagatAGAGGGGCGCGCTTCAATGACATTAAAACAAATAGGCCAACTGGTATAAGCCAGTGTGCGTGACAGTTGCGTTATATGCTGTCCCTGCGTATTTCTGCTTAGTCTTGTGTGCGTGCATGATACCAGTTCCTGCACGATTCAGATTAAAATGCGAAGAAAATTATagatttgattaaatttatatacacaaGTCCTAAATCTCATTTATTTTAACCCATGAAAGATCGGACGCATTTTGCGAAAACGACGCATCGGCCGCTATGCATTtgaaaaaaaacgaattaactgtGTGTGTTAAAATTTTCGCaccataaaattattagataagaaatttatttaactgatatgttttttttttcttttgcttcGATAAAAAGGCAAAGTctgcatatttaatattttttcatgtccaattaaaaatatataatttttatgaagttgTAGTTGTATACTtcgcaaaatattataatatttaccgtgtaataaaaacatttactttGGATCAATTTATCTCTTTTTAGGAAATACTGATTTCAGAAACCGGCATCTGGCATGGCATGGCTTATTTTGTAGGaagtgattataaataatataagttacaGGTGACAGGTAACACTATTCGTTATTTTAGATCGATCTTTGTAGTTTCTGCACACTTTAAAGACACAACCGACATTTTTACGCAATATAAATCCGTATAGCAATTAGCAACTGATGTGAGCGCAGTGACAGCTCGAAGCGCACTGAGCGTGGGAAGGGGATGTAGAGGTTAACAGTACACCTCTATATTTTTTGACGCGTTTGAAGATTTCAGTGTCTATTGTCTATCTAGACATATATTTAATCAAAGCTTGTGTGAATGGAAGTTGTTATTTTAGCTTATTATTTTGCTGCGGTTTACAATTTCCAGTTCGTCATGCAGATTTGTATGGTAGGTATGCATAAATATTCAAGTAGGTAGATATGGACTATGatcatttattacaatacctatattttatatctaaataatctataatatttttaattgttttccatgattttattatgtagtatttaacggtaattagaaaatatagattttttttttatttgaacaaaataaaaataataccactTGATTGATTATAGTAAGTTAGGACTAAGTTAGTATAAGTACCtgattgtattataaattatgaaaccataccattttaaagtaatattctGTCATACAAAAAATGTGTGTCGGTATTTATTCCCAGTTTCTAgaaagctaaaaaaaaataatttccctTAAGTATTTGAAGAAGAAGAATTTCGTTCGTACCAACGAATGAGGTTTTATAACCAGATTTCCTGTGTAGAAGGATAGAAGATAAAACTTATTAGAATAatttagagaaaaataaaaagagggattaattttttcctattttaatttaataagtacttaaggtggtagctcaaggtccattttcatacattttgtttcggctttaatctgggtaactaaacaagtattggcaagtaaagaatttaaattcacgtctagtcagtgattagttctcgcagttgaagaaaaatgtaaaataattaataatcatggatatttcggcctttaaaatttaatatgacgaaattttaaaggccgaaatatccatgattattaattatttttacgtttttctttcaact
The sequence above is drawn from the Manduca sexta isolate Smith_Timp_Sample1 chromosome 28, JHU_Msex_v1.0, whole genome shotgun sequence genome and encodes:
- the LOC115449201 gene encoding glycerophosphodiester phosphodiesterase GDPD6 isoform X2 yields the protein MITNLGLLLTSQIIPNLPQDIETKQLMLYESDKSLQPFDQVESGTGLTYGNMASPEGLQEVATYAHAVGPDKSYIIPRDSNERLGQATSFVSDAHQAGLKVHPYTFRAENSFLPAEFRSADPSPSARGDFEGEIRAFLDAGIDGLFSDQPDVPARVRGACVK
- the LOC115449201 gene encoding glycerophosphodiester phosphodiesterase GDPD6 isoform X1 yields the protein MNALTRFALFISAIGTTSPAPDVITITSPVIKYINDLCQVVVIGHRGASGYVPEHTLGSYALAITMGADYIEPDLVMTKDGHLIARHDNELGLTTDIADHPEFASRHRNQTVDGNEISGWFTEDFTLSEIKTLRVKERIPIIRPGNARMDGTYQIITFQDIIDLVKGLEISQKRIIGIYPEIKHSTHFKRLGLAMEQLVVDTFHRNNYRGPNAPVYIQSFEVNNLKELKQMTQLRLLQLYESDKSLQPFDQVESGTGLTYGNMASPEGLQEVATYAHAVGPDKSYIIPRDSNERLGQATSFVSDAHQAGLKVHPYTFRAENSFLPAEFRSADPSPSARGDFEGEIRAFLDAGIDGLFSDQPDVPARVRGACVK